From a region of the Sesamum indicum cultivar Zhongzhi No. 13 linkage group LG3, S_indicum_v1.0, whole genome shotgun sequence genome:
- the LOC105159051 gene encoding endoplasmic reticulum-Golgi intermediate compartment protein 3 gives MGNLKQALKSLDAFPRAEEHLLQKTKSGAIVSIVGLIIMATLFLHELTYYLSTYTVHQMAVDLKRGETLPIHINMTFPSLPCDVLSVDAIDMSGKHEVDLDTNIWKLRLNKDGQIVGTEYLSDLVEKEHAHGHGDDKDHHEESDHKIKLHTLDEGAENMIKNVKHALANGEGCRVYGVLDVQRVAGNFHISVHGLNIFVAQMIFEGSSHVNVSHIIHDLSFGPKYPGIHNPLDDTVRILRGASGTFKYYIKIVPTEYKYISKEVLPTNQFSVTEYFSPISEFDRAWPAVYFLYDLSPITVTIREERRSFLHFITRLCAVLGGTFALTGMLDRWMYRLVEALTKPNSRSIIR, from the exons atGGGTAATTTGAAACAAGCACTTAAAAGCCTCGATGCGTTTCCGCGCGCTGAAGAGCATTTGCTGCAGAAAACAAAATCTGGCGCTATcg TTTCCATTGTTGGACTAATTATCATGGCAACTTTGTTCTTGCACGAGTTGACTTATTATCTTTCAACATATACTGTACACCAG ATGGCAGTTGACTTAAAACGTGGCGAAACACTTCCGATCCATATAAATATGACGTTCCCATCTTTGCCTTGTGACG TTCTAAGCGTGGATGCAATCGATATGTCTGGGAAACATGAAGTTGATCTTGATACAAATATCTGGAAG CTTCGCTTGAATAAGGATGGCCAAATTGTTGGCACAGAGTATTTGTCAGACCTTGTGGAGAAGGAACATGCTCATGGGCATG GTGACGACAAAGATCACCATGAGGAGTctgatcataaaattaaactccACACTCTTGATGAAGGAGCTGAAAATATGATCAAGAATGTGAAGCATGCATTAGCTAATGGTGAAGGTTGTCGG GTGTATGGGGTTTTAGATGTGCAAAGGGTTGCCGGGAATTTTCATATCTCAGTTCATGGCTTGAACATTTTTGTTGCTCAAATG ATATTTGAGGGTTCTTCTCATGTCAATGTGAGTCATATAATTCATGATTTGTCATTTGGGCCCAAATATCCTGGGATACATAACCCACTTGATGACACAGTCCGGATTTTGCGTGGAGCAAGTGGAACATTCAAGTATTACATAAAG ATTGTTCCGACGGAATACAAGTATATCTCGAAAGAAGTTCTACCTACAAATCAATTCTCTGTCACTGAGTACTTTTCTCCAATTAGTGAGTTTGATAGGGCATGGCCTG CTGTATACTTTTTGTATGATTTGTCACCAATTACAGTGACCATTAGGGAAGAACGTCGTAGTTTTCTCCACTTCATTACACGCCTTTGTGCCGTACTTGGGGGTACATTTGCATTAACAG GAATGCTAGATAGATGGATGTACAGGCTCGTCGAAGCATTGACAAAACCAAATTCTAGAAGTATCATAAGATGA
- the LOC105159048 gene encoding oligopeptide transporter 4 — MGAMEVEAPFDPQPPKVSENGDGDADEDEISPIEEVRLTVPVTDDPSLPVWTFRMWVLGLLSCVLLSFLNQFFTYRREPLIITQITVLVASLPIGRFMAAVLPTTKWTVRVPGLGIREFSLNPGPFNIKEHVLISIFANAGSAFGNGPAYAVMIVDIIIAFYRRKISFLAGWLLIITTQVLGYGWAGLLRKYVVEPAHMWWPSTLVQISLFRTLHEKDNEGAIENGDGSSKKRQMSRSKFFLIALTCSFLWYLFPGYLFQSLQSISWVCWVFPHSVTAHQIGSGLNGLGIGALTLDWAAVASFLFSPLISPFFAIANVFVGYFIIMYIVIPISYWGLNVYNAKNFPIYSADLFTANGQEYNISAIVSPQFELDREQYQKQGRIHLSTFFSLTYGFGFATIASTVTHVALFYGREIYDRYKASSKAKRDIHTKLMKNYKDIPSWWFYVLLAVTMVVSLVLCIFLKKEIQMPFWALLLAAVLAFLFTLPISIITATTNQTPGLNIITEYLMGIIYPGRPIANVCFKVYGYMSMTQAIAFLSDFKLGHYMKIPPRSMFLVQFLGTMVAGTVNMSVAWWLLHTVDDICHPDKFSNSPWTCPNDHVFFDASVIWGLVSPIRIFGSEGNYSALNWFFLAGLLGPVLVWGCHRAFPKHSWIPLINLPVLFGATAYMPPATALNYNSWIFVGTVFNFFVFRYRKKWWQRYNYILSAALDAGVAFMAVLLYFVVGLENRNISWWGNNDPEHCDLATCPTAKGIVVDNCPVY; from the exons ATGGGAGCAATGGAAGTGGAGGCTCCGTTCGACCCACAACCACCAAAAGTCTCAGAAAACGGCGACGGCGACGCCGACGAGGATGAGATTTCGCCCATAGAGGAAGTCCGGTTAACCGTACCCGTAACCGACGACCCGAGTCTCCCCGTATGGACCTTCCGGATGTGGGTTTTGGGTCTTCTCTCCTGCGTCCTCCTTTCCTTCCTCAACCAGTTCTTCACTTATCGAAGGGAGCCGCTTATTATTACTCAGATCACTGTGCTCGTTGCCTCTCTACCCATCGGACGGTTCATGGCTGCTGTCCTGCCCACCACCAAATGGACAGTTCGGGTTCCCGGGCTCGGGATCCGGGAGTTCTCGCTCAACCCGGGTCCGTTTAACATCAAGGAGCATGTGCTGATATCCATTTTCGCTAATGCTGGGAGTGCTTTTGGAAATGGGCCGGCTTATGCGGTTATGATAGTGGATATAATCATTGCATTTTACAGAAGGAAAATATCTTTTCTGGCTGGATGGCTCCTCATTATTACCACTCAG GTTCTTGGGTACGGTTGGGCAGGACTCCTGAGGAAATACGTAGTTGAGCCGGCACACATGTGGTGGCCGAGCACTCTTGTCCAGATTTCACTCTTCAG AACACTGCATGAGAAAGACAATGAAGGTGCTATTGAAAATGGGGATGGTAGCAGCAAGAAACGCCAAATGTCACGTTCAAAGTTCTTCCTGATTGCTCTAACATGTAGCTTTTTGTGGTACTTATTCCCAGGTTACTTATTCCAAAGCCTTCAGAGCATTTCATGGGTGTGCTGGGTGTTTCCTCACTCTGTCACTGCCCACCAGATTGGATCAGGTTTAAATGGCCTGGGAATTGGAGCTCTCACACTAGACTGGGCTGCTGTAGCTTCTTTCTTGTTCAGCCCTCTTATCTCTCCCTTCTTTGCCATTGCCAATGTTTTCGttggatattttattattatgtatattgtGATACCCATATCCTACTGGGGGTTGAACGTATACAATGCCAAAAACTTCCCAATCTATTCCGCTGACCTATTTACTGCAAATGGTCAGGAGTATAACATATCGGCAATTGTTAGTCCTCAATTTGAGCTTGACCGAGAGCAGTATCAGAAGCAAGGGAGAATTCACTTGAGCACATTCTTTTCTCTCACTTATGGATTTGGATTTGCCACCATTGCCTCTACAGTTACACATGTTGCCTTGTTCTATGGAAG AGAGATATATGACCGCTACAAGGCTTCTTCAAAGGCCAAGAGAGATATTCACACTAAACTAATGAAAAACTACAAAGATATACCTTCGTGGTGGTTTTACGTTCTTCTTGCGGTGACAATGGTGGTGTCATTAGTCCTCTGCATCTTCCTGAAAAAGGAGATTCAGATGCCTTTCTGGGCCCTTTTGCTTGCTGCTGTCCTTGCTTTCTTATTTACTCTTCCCATCAGCATCATTACTGCAACAACAAATCAG aCTCCAGGCCTAAATATTATCACAGAGTACCTTATGGGCATCATATATCCTGGAAGGCCGATAGCCAATGTCTGCTTTAAGGTCTATGGCTACATGAGCATGACTCAGGCAATAGCCTTTCTTAGTGATTTCAAGCTTGGTCATTACATGAAAATTCCTCCTAGGTCAATGTTCCTAGTCCAG TTCCTTGGGACCATGGTTGCAGGCACAGTAAATATGAGCGTTGCTTGGTGGCTTTTGCACACTGTCGACGATATATGCCACCCAGACAAGTTCTCAAACAGTCCTTGGACATGCCCCAATGACCATGTCTTCTTTGATGCCTCAGTCATCTGGGGTCTGGTTAGTCCAATACGGATTTTTGGCAGTGAAGGTAACTATTCAGCACTAAACTGGTTCTTCCTAGCCGGGCTATTGGGGCCCGTTCTTGTGTGGGGATGCCACAGGGCATTCCCCAAGCATTCTTGGATTCCCCTCATTAACCTTCCTGTACTCTTCGGAGCAACTGCTTATATGCCACCGGCAACCGCACTGAACTAcaattcttggatttttgttgGCAcggttttcaattttttcgtGTTTAGATACAGGAAGAAGTGGTGGCAAAGGTATAACTATATTCTCTCAGCTGCCTTGGATGCCGGCGTCGCTTTTATGGCTGTGTTGCTCTACTTCGTTGTGGGCCTTGAGAACAGAAACATATCGTGGTGGGGCAACAACGACCCCGAGCATTGCGATTTGGCAACTTGCCCTACGGCTAAGGGTATTGTAGTTGACAACTGCCCGGTATATTAG
- the LOC105159050 gene encoding uncharacterized protein LOC105159050, translated as MGEDNGVGTAQQGVEEDEISIHAHYDQKYEREEATLMQPRRPNLSSLEIPVRSLESALSDFTRIDIPSPSSARAGLPPKPNSAKFKSSVKNLLPQKSVRGKNLSQEGEKTVLIIPDTPLSDKPSTSRSFSLNKILFSTSTKTAQSLPATPMGNACSKTLQENHVDRQSKTPKPEVKQHMTRSFSVPVNVKTRSLRRTDSSGGLIRVISANHRLTTVENASQEISPETESDDAGEDIPEEEAVCRICLVELGEGGETLKMECSCKGELALAHKECAVKWFSIKGNKTCDVCKQDVQNLPVTLLKLQNPPNVIRRPSAAPQQREVARYRVWHDVPVLVMVSMLAYFCFLEQLLVSDMGPRALAISLPFSCVLGLLSSMIASTMVSKSYIWAYASFQFAIVILFAHIFYAVLNVNAILSVLLSSFTGFGIAISTNSLLVEYLRWRASRYPQSLPQQISSGIDPSRHEHRQHQHRQRHQYHHQHRPQNSNHNHRGLQTPPTQNTSAGSAENTGQQENMHQNV; from the exons ATGGGGGAGGATAATGGGGTTGGAACGGCGCAGCAAGGTGTTGAGGAAGATGAGATTAGTATCCATGCTCATTATGATCAG AagtatgaaagagaagaaGCCACCTTAATGCAGCCGAGACGTCCAAACCTGTCATCTCTGGAAATACCCGTGCGGTCTCTGGAGAGTGCATTGTCTGATTTCACAAGGATAGATATTCCGAGCCCCTCTTCTGCTAGAGCAGGATTGCCCCCCAAACCAAATTCCGCAAAATTCAAATCATCGGTTAAAAACTTGCTTCCGCAGAAGAGCGTTAGGGGTAAAAACCTATCTCAGGAAGGTGAAAAAACAGTTCTTATTATCCCAGATACACCACTTTCAGACAAGCCCTCTACCTCAAGATCATTttctttaaacaaaattttgttcTCCACATCGACAAAGACGGCGCAGTCATTACCTGCGACACCAATGGGAAATGCTTGTTCTAAGACCTTACAGGAAAATCATGTAGATCGCCAATCTAAAACACCA AAACCTGAGGTTAAACAACATATGACACGCTCATTTTCAGTTCCAGTTAATGTTAAAACCAGAAGTTTGAGGCGGACAGATTCATCTGGAGGTTTGATACGAGTTATATCAGCAAACCATCGCCTTACAACTGTGGAAAATGCCTCCCAGGAAATATCTCCTGAAACAGAATCTG ATGATGCTGGCGAAGACATTCCAGAAGAAGAAGCTGTTTGCAGAATCTGTCTAGTTGAGCTCGGAGAAGGTGGTGAAACACTGAAGATGGAGTGCAGCTGCAAAGGAGAGCTTGCACTTGCCCACAAGGAGTGTGCAGTGAAGTGGTTTAGCATCAAAGGTAACAAGACCTGTGATGTCTGTAAGCAGGATGTCCAAAACCTTCCAGTTACATTactgaaattacaaaatcctCCTAATGTAATACGAAGACCATCTGCTGCACCACAGCAAAGGGAAGTGGCTCGTTACAG GGTCTGGCATGATGTTCCTGTTCTTGTCATGGTCAGCATGCTTGCATATTTCTGCTTTCTGGAGCAGCTCCTG GTGTCTGACATGGGACCTCGAGCACTTGCCATCTCTTTGCCGTTTTCTTGTGTTTTAGGTCTCCTTTCATCCATGATAGCATCCACTATGG TGAGCAAGAGCTACATTTGGGCTTATGCTTCTTTCCAGTTTGCGATAGTGATCCTATTTGCTCACATATTTTACGCTGTG CTCAACGTAAATGCTATTCTGTCGGTGCTTCTTTCCTCATTCACTGGGTTTGGAATCGCAATAAGCACAAATTCACTTCTTGTTGAGTACCTAAGATGGAGGGCGAGTCGTTATCCACAGTCTTTACCACAGCAAATAAGCAGTGGCATAGATCCGAGTCGACACGAGCATAGGCAGCACCAACACCGGCAACGCCATCAGTACCATCACCAGCATCGGCCCCAAAACAGCAATCATAATCACCGAGGACTACAAACTCCACCAACACAGAATACATCTGCAGGGTCGGCCGAAAACACTGGGCAGCAGGAAAACATGCATCAGAATGTGTGA
- the LOC105159049 gene encoding tubulin gamma-1 chain, translating into MPREIITLQVGQCGNQIGMEFWKQLCLEHGISKEGILEDFATQGGDRKDVFFYQADDQHYIPRALLMDLEPRVINGIQNSEYRNLYNHENVFIADHGGGAGNNWASGYHQGKQYEEDLMDMIDREADGSDSLEGFVLCHSIAGGTGSGMGSYLLETLNDRYSKKLVQTYSVFPNQNETSDVVVQPYNSLLTLKRLTLNADCVVVLDNTALNRIAVERLHITTPTFAQTNSLVSTVMSASTTTLRYPGYMNNDLVGLLASLIPTPRCHFLMTGYTPLTVERQANVIRKTTVLDVMRRLLQTKNIMVSSCARTKEASQAKYISILNIIQGEVDPTQVHESLQRIRERKLVNFIEWGPASIQVALSRKSPYVQTAHRVSGLMLASHTGIRHLFSKCLSQYEKLRKRQAFLDNYRNHPMFADNDLSEFDESRDIIESLVDEYKACESPDYIKWGMEDPDHILSGEGNATGTVDPKLAV; encoded by the exons ATGCCGAGGGAAATCATAACGCTGCAGGTGGGGCAATGCGGGAACCAGATCGGAATGGAGTTCTGGAAGCAGCTCTGCCTCGAGCACGGCATCAGCAAAGAAGGCATTCTCGAAGATTTTGCTACTCAG GGAGGCGACAGGAAAGATGTGTTTTTCTATCAAGCAGACGATCAACATTATATTCCACGAGCTTTGCTTATGGATCTGGAGCCTAGGGTGATTAATGGCATACAAAACAGTGAATACAGGAACCTTTACAATCATGAGAATGTATTTATCGCGGATCATGGAGGGGGTGCTGGGAACAATTGGGCAAGTGGATACCATCAG gGTAAGCAATATGAGGAGGATCTAATGGACATGATTGATAGAGAGGCTGATGGCAGTGATAGTCTCGAAGGTTTTGTTCTCTGCCATTCGATTGCTGGGGGAACAGGCTCAG GTATGGGTTCTTATCTGTTGGAGACTCTGAATGACCGCTATAGCAAAAAACTTGTTCAGACCTACAGTGTCTTTCCTAACCAAAATGAGACTAGTGACGTGGTGGTTCAGCCATACAACTCTCTTCTAACTCTCAAACGATTGACCTTGAATGCTGACTGTGTGGTTGTTCTCGATAATACTGCGCTTAACAGAATTGCTGTAGAGAGGCTTCATATTACAACTCCCACTTTTGCGCAAACAAATTCCCTAGTTTCTACTGTCATGTCAGCAAGCACAACCACCTTACGGTATCCAGGATACATGAACAATGACTTGGTAGGCCTGCTTGCTTCTTTGATCCCTACTCCTCGATGCCACTTTCTGATGACAGGATATACCCCACTTACAGTGGAACGCCAG GCCAATGTTATTAGGAAAACAACTGTACTTGACGTGATGAGAAGACTTCTTCAG acgaaaaatataatggTTTCATCTTGTGCCCGTACCAAAGAAGCGAGCCAGGCAAAAtacatatcaattttaaacATTATTCAGGGAGAAGTGGATCCCACTCAG GTCCATGAAAGTCTACAGAGAATACGCGAGAGAAAGCTTGTTAATTTTATCGAGTGGGGCCCTGCTAGCATTCAG GTTGCTTTGTCGAGAAAGTCTCCTTATGTTCAGACAGCCCATAGA gtTAGTGGTCTCATGCTTGCCAGTCATACTGGCATCCGCCACTTATTCTCCAAATGTTTGAGTCAGTATGAGAAGCTGCGAAAGAGACAAGCTTTTCttgataattacagaaatcatcCAATGTTTGCT GATAATGATCTCTCCGAATTTGATGAATCTAGAGACATAATTGAGAGTCTTGTGGATGAGTACAAGGCTTGTGAGTCCCCCGATTACATCAAGTGGGGAATGGAG GATCCTGATCATATCCTATCAGGAGAAGGAAACGCAACGGGGACAGTGGACCCCAAATTAGCAGTTTGA